In a single window of the Littorina saxatilis isolate snail1 linkage group LG5, US_GU_Lsax_2.0, whole genome shotgun sequence genome:
- the LOC138965847 gene encoding shematrin-like protein 2, with protein MANGKVSHAIVVLVLLASTSGVPLSPFAPGLMGLFGGGVGGIGGMMGNNMVGARFSGGAQGNMNMPMALDPSQLSAVTRRVDATSRRIDGLVATITENNMNNGMNNLLMGSGIGGMHGGLGGYAGGLGGYGGLGGGLGGYGGLGGYGGLGDYGGLGGGYGGLGGGYGGLGGYGGYGGQGGIGGGSMQSAKLDLNLEVSVGVLPAPLQVLLVFTSAANPDTCTPESLGSILTGAPMNQGMGMNNMHGFGYAGHNMMSPANGAESQFGVISTLTVQSGPNTYQISGLGDFTMLSDLAGRGIALCEDVVIGMNGPMCAGKTFQVLFCGQLGYSVEAPVLQPGP; from the exons ATGGCGAACGGAAAGGTCAGCCACGCAATCGTGGTTCTGGTGCTGTTGGCTTCCACTTCCGGTGTTCCCTTGTCACCCTTCGCCCCAGGCCTGATGGGACTGTTTGGAGGCGGTGTGGGAGGCATTGGAGGCATGATGGGAAACAACATGGTGGGGGCGAGATTCAGCGGTGGCGCTCAGGGCAACATGAACATGCCAATGGCTCTGG ACCCCAGCCAGCTGTCCGCTGTAACACGACGAGTGGACGCAACATCTAGGAGGATCGACGGACTTGTGGCTACGATTACAGAGAATAATATGAACAATGGGATGAACAACCTCCTT ATGGGATCCGGAATTGGCGGCATGCACGGCGGTCTGGGTGGATATGCTGGTGGTTTGGGTGGATATGGCGGTTTGGGAGGCGGTTTGGGTGGATACGGCGGTTTAGGTGGATATGGAGGTTTGGGCGACTACGGCGGTTTAGGCGGCGGCTACGGCGGTTTGGGCGGCGGCTACGGCGGTTTGGGCGGCTATGGCGGCTACGGCGGCCAAGGTGGTATTGGCGGAGGTTCCATGCAGTCCGCCAAGCTGGACCTGAACTTGGAGGTGTCCGTGGGTGTTCTCCCTGCCCCCCTTCAGGTGCTCCTCGTCTTCACTTCTGCTGCCAACCCCGACACCTGCACTCCTGAGTCCCTCGGCTCCATTCTGACTGG GGCTCCTATGAACCAGGGTATGGGGATGAACAACATGCACGGGTTTGGCTACGCTGGTCACAACATGATGAGCCCTGCCAACGGCGCCGAGTCTCAGTTCGGTGTCATCTCCACGCTGACTGTTCAGAGCGGCCCCAACACCTACCAGATCTCTGGCCTCGGAGACTTCACCATGCTGTCGGATCTGGCTGGCCGTGGTATCGCG CTGTGCGAGGATGTGGTGATCGGAATGAACGGACCCATGTGCGCCGGAAAAACGTTCCAGGTTTTGTTCTGCGGCCAGCTGGGATACAGCGTGGAAGCCCCCGTCCTTCAGCCTGGTCCATAG